From a region of the Bdellovibrio sp. ArHS genome:
- the recR gene encoding recombination mediator RecR — protein MLHIGALEKLVHELSRLPGIGPKTAQRLAYFILKTNNDFPERLSEALLRIKAEVHECPRCFNYTDADLCRFCEDPHRSDESICVVEEPADIIRIESSGAFRGRYHVLHGAISPLEGIGPQDLKIKELVERVDAGLHGQGPAIKEIILALDADLEGDTTILYLAKHLQGKGLKLSRIAHGVPIGSDIDFIDDRTMGRALQNRVEL, from the coding sequence TTGCTACACATAGGTGCTTTAGAAAAATTAGTCCACGAATTGAGCCGTCTTCCCGGTATCGGGCCCAAGACTGCTCAGCGTTTGGCTTATTTTATTTTAAAGACCAACAATGACTTCCCTGAGCGTTTAAGCGAGGCCCTTCTTCGCATCAAAGCCGAAGTTCACGAATGTCCTCGCTGTTTCAATTATACAGACGCAGACCTTTGCCGTTTTTGTGAAGATCCACATCGCTCGGACGAATCGATCTGTGTTGTTGAAGAGCCCGCTGATATCATCCGTATTGAATCCTCAGGTGCCTTCCGCGGTCGCTACCACGTTTTGCATGGTGCGATTTCTCCGCTCGAGGGCATCGGGCCTCAAGATTTGAAAATCAAAGAGCTGGTCGAACGAGTCGACGCCGGCCTTCATGGTCAAGGTCCGGCAATTAAGGAAATCATTCTCGCTTTGGATGCCGATCTTGAGGGCGATACCACTATTTTGTACCTGGCTAAGCATCTTCAGGGTAAAGGCTTGAAACTTTCTCGCATTGCCCATGGAGTTCCTATTGGCAGCGACATCGATTTCATAGATGATAGAACTATGGGTCGTGCCCTGCAAAATAGAGTGGAGCTGTAA
- a CDS encoding ADP-ribosylation factor-like protein, whose protein sequence is MSFINYNAKEIHCKVVYYGPSLGGKTTNIQWVYQKTAEDQKSKLVALNTDIERTLFFDFLPLNVGDIRGFKTRFHLYTVPGQVVYDASRKLILKGLDGVIFVADSQIERMDENLESLRNLERNLEQQGYDIKEIPLIMQYNKRDLPNVASLAELRSALNPYNAPEIEGCASEGKGVFESLKTVSKSIINVLKGGTTL, encoded by the coding sequence ATGTCCTTTATTAACTACAATGCCAAAGAAATTCACTGCAAGGTTGTCTATTACGGTCCTTCATTGGGCGGTAAAACGACAAATATTCAGTGGGTTTACCAAAAAACGGCCGAGGATCAAAAATCCAAGCTGGTGGCATTGAACACGGACATTGAGCGCACCTTGTTCTTCGACTTTTTGCCTTTGAATGTCGGCGATATTCGTGGATTTAAGACACGTTTTCACCTTTATACGGTTCCGGGCCAGGTTGTTTATGATGCCTCCCGCAAGCTCATTTTGAAGGGCCTCGATGGCGTTATTTTCGTTGCTGACTCACAAATCGAGCGCATGGACGAAAATCTGGAATCTCTTCGTAATTTAGAGAGAAACTTGGAACAACAAGGTTACGATATTAAAGAAATCCCTTTGATCATGCAGTATAACAAGCGTGATCTTCCCAACGTGGCCTCATTGGCCGAATTAAGAAGTGCTTTGAATCCTTATAACGCCCCTGAAATCGAAGGCTGTGCATCTGAAGGAAAAGGCGTTTTCGAGTCTTTAAAGACGGTTTCTAAGTCTATTATCAATGTTCTTAAAGGCGGAACGACCTTGTAA
- a CDS encoding YbaB/EbfC family nucleoid-associated protein translates to MKGMPGGMAQLMKQANQMQMKMKKAQEELAKKEYEATSGGGAVKVKVNGDHLITALTIDAEVLKAGDVEMLQDMILSATNEAIKTAKDTSSKEMEKITGGLNIPGMF, encoded by the coding sequence ATGAAAGGCATGCCAGGCGGAATGGCTCAGCTCATGAAGCAAGCCAATCAAATGCAAATGAAAATGAAAAAAGCCCAAGAAGAGCTTGCGAAAAAAGAATACGAAGCAACTTCTGGCGGCGGCGCAGTTAAAGTAAAAGTTAACGGCGATCACTTGATCACCGCTTTGACGATCGATGCTGAAGTTCTTAAAGCCGGCGACGTCGAAATGCTTCAAGACATGATCTTGTCTGCAACCAACGAAGCCATCAAAACCGCTAAAGACACTTCCTCCAAAGAGATGGAAAAAATCACTGGCGGTCTCAATATCCCAGGAATGTTCTAA